One part of the Oceanihabitans sp. IOP_32 genome encodes these proteins:
- a CDS encoding glutathione peroxidase — MNPFKTFLATLFSKESHSKSLDYNSIYDIEINHLNGKPLNLSEFKNKHILFVNVASKCGFTPQYTKLQELQDKFSDKLQVIAVPCNQFGKQEPGDSKAIQSFCEINYGVTFPITEKIKVKGTNQHPLYAWLTQKVNNGKKNSSVKWNFQKYLIDDQGNLVDYFFSNTNPLSSKIVKHLK; from the coding sequence ATGAATCCTTTTAAAACGTTTTTAGCGACCTTATTTTCAAAAGAAAGCCACTCGAAATCACTAGATTATAATTCTATTTATGATATAGAAATAAACCATCTTAATGGAAAACCTTTAAATCTATCTGAATTTAAAAACAAACATATTCTGTTTGTCAATGTGGCCTCAAAATGCGGTTTTACACCTCAGTACACCAAGTTACAAGAACTACAAGACAAATTTAGCGATAAGCTTCAGGTTATTGCTGTGCCGTGCAACCAATTTGGTAAGCAAGAACCAGGAGATTCTAAAGCTATCCAGTCCTTTTGTGAAATTAATTACGGTGTAACATTCCCCATTACTGAGAAAATTAAAGTTAAAGGTACAAACCAACACCCTCTGTATGCCTGGTTAACACAAAAGGTAAATAACGGGAAGAAAAATTCTTCAGTAAAGTGGAATTTTCAGAAATATTTAATTGACGATCAAGGTAATCTAGTGGACTATTTTTTCTCGAATACGAATCCATTGAGCTCTAAAATTGTAAAACATTTAAAATAG
- a CDS encoding Lacal_2735 family protein, with translation MFGLFKRPSEAEKLQKKYEKLMKEWHALSTVNRAESDKKYAEAEVIAKQIENLKN, from the coding sequence ATGTTCGGATTATTTAAAAGACCGTCTGAAGCTGAAAAACTTCAAAAAAAATACGAAAAACTGATGAAGGAATGGCATGCCTTATCGACTGTAAACCGAGCAGAAAGCGATAAGAAATATGCAGAGGCCGAAGTGATAGCCAAACAAATTGAAAACCTGAAAAATTGA
- a CDS encoding TspO/MBR family protein, whose protein sequence is MRVLKYFIIFLVLNFSALAAGSWLMDSGAQSIWYSNLNKAPWTPPGWAFGVAWTTIMICFSIYMAFLYKLANGLKLRTLFFIQLVLNISWNFLFFNQHLISLALIDIFLLTTVIGTFLFKYKTILGYTSLLILPYFIWLCIATSLNAYILIYN, encoded by the coding sequence TTGAGAGTCCTTAAATATTTTATAATTTTTCTCGTTCTTAATTTTAGTGCTTTAGCCGCTGGAAGTTGGCTTATGGACTCTGGTGCGCAAAGTATTTGGTACAGCAATTTAAACAAAGCACCGTGGACACCCCCTGGCTGGGCATTTGGAGTCGCTTGGACCACCATTATGATTTGTTTTTCAATTTATATGGCCTTTTTATACAAACTCGCAAATGGCTTAAAACTAAGAACTCTATTTTTTATACAGCTGGTATTAAATATAAGTTGGAACTTTCTTTTTTTTAATCAACACCTAATTTCTCTAGCATTAATTGACATTTTTTTGCTCACCACGGTTATAGGTACATTTCTATTTAAATACAAAACCATACTCGGCTACACCTCGCTTTTAATACTGCCCTATTTTATTTGGCTGTGTATTGCAACCTCCTTAAATGCGTACATCTTAATTTATAACTAA
- a CDS encoding SRPBCC family protein, whose product MKIYRLHKKQNLPITVDKAWEFLSDPRNLKTITPDYMSFKILSGAEKPMYAGQIIQYIVTPILGIKTTWVTEITHVKDKRYFVDEQRFGPYALWHHKHFINEINGGVEMEDIIDYKVPFGLLGQWVHPILVKPKLEEIFNYRTSKLETLFGKY is encoded by the coding sequence ATGAAAATTTACAGGCTTCATAAAAAACAAAACCTACCCATTACCGTAGATAAAGCATGGGAATTTCTATCAGATCCTAGAAATTTAAAAACCATTACTCCAGATTATATGAGTTTCAAGATTTTATCTGGCGCAGAAAAACCAATGTATGCTGGGCAAATTATTCAATATATTGTAACACCCATTTTAGGTATAAAAACAACTTGGGTTACAGAAATAACCCATGTAAAAGACAAGCGATATTTTGTAGACGAACAACGCTTTGGACCATACGCGTTGTGGCATCACAAACATTTTATAAACGAAATTAATGGTGGCGTAGAAATGGAAGACATCATTGATTATAAAGTGCCGTTTGGCCTACTTGGGCAATGGGTACACCCCATTTTAGTTAAACCCAAACTCGAGGAAATTTTTAACTATAGAACATCAAAATTAGAAACTTTATTTGGTAAATATTAA
- a CDS encoding cryptochrome/photolyase family protein: MNQPINIFWFRRDLRLEDNHGLFEALKGEINVLPIFIFDTDILDKLPENDARVNFIHDTLQSINTKLKDEYSSGIAIYSGKPIEVFKHLVKSYTIKNVFTNHDYEPYAATRDNAVKLFLNEHNIDFKTYKDQVIFEKNEVVKNDGSSYLVYTPYMKRWKEVFKNTALIHYASQTLLGNLVSGIVFPNLRLADIGFKPSKQHIKPYQVHPKLIQTYEDTRNFPAKDSTSRLGPHLRFGTVSIRAMIKKAIAETNEIFWNELIWREFFMQILWHFPHTTAQSFKPKYDRIVWRNNEAEFKAWCEGKTGYPFVDAGMRQLNKTGFMHNRVRMLVGSFLCKHLLIDWRWGEAYFAEKLHDYEMASNIGNWQWVAGCGVDAAPYFRIFNPTTQIQKFDKNLEYIKTWVPDYQELTYPTPIVEHKTARERCLKVYKAALE; this comes from the coding sequence ATGAATCAACCTATTAACATATTTTGGTTTCGTCGCGACTTGAGACTCGAAGATAATCATGGTTTATTTGAAGCCTTAAAAGGAGAAATTAATGTACTCCCTATATTTATTTTCGATACAGATATTCTGGATAAATTACCAGAAAACGACGCACGCGTAAATTTTATACACGACACACTCCAAAGCATAAACACTAAGCTTAAGGATGAGTACAGTAGTGGAATCGCTATTTATTCGGGAAAACCCATTGAAGTTTTTAAACACTTAGTAAAAAGTTATACCATTAAAAATGTTTTCACAAACCATGATTACGAGCCCTATGCCGCCACTCGTGATAACGCAGTAAAACTATTTTTAAACGAACATAATATTGACTTTAAAACTTATAAAGACCAAGTTATCTTCGAAAAAAACGAGGTTGTAAAAAACGACGGATCATCTTATCTTGTTTACACGCCTTATATGAAACGATGGAAAGAGGTTTTCAAAAACACCGCGCTAATTCATTACGCGTCACAAACATTACTGGGTAATTTAGTTTCAGGTATCGTGTTCCCAAATTTAAGACTAGCCGATATCGGTTTTAAACCTTCAAAACAACACATAAAACCCTATCAAGTTCATCCTAAACTAATCCAAACTTACGAAGACACACGAAACTTCCCTGCCAAAGATAGCACCTCAAGACTTGGGCCTCACTTACGGTTTGGGACCGTAAGTATCCGAGCAATGATTAAAAAAGCCATAGCAGAAACCAACGAAATATTTTGGAATGAGTTAATTTGGCGTGAGTTTTTTATGCAAATTCTATGGCATTTTCCGCATACAACAGCACAAAGTTTTAAGCCTAAATACGACCGTATTGTATGGAGAAATAACGAGGCAGAATTTAAAGCCTGGTGCGAAGGAAAAACCGGTTATCCTTTTGTAGATGCCGGTATGCGGCAATTAAACAAAACAGGTTTTATGCATAACCGCGTACGAATGCTTGTGGGTAGTTTTTTATGCAAACACTTACTCATTGATTGGCGTTGGGGCGAAGCTTATTTTGCCGAAAAACTGCACGACTACGAAATGGCCAGCAATATAGGTAATTGGCAATGGGTTGCAGGTTGTGGTGTAGATGCTGCACCGTATTTCAGAATTTTTAATCCAACCACGCAAATCCAAAAATTTGACAAAAACTTAGAATACATAAAAACTTGGGTGCCCGATTATCAAGAACTTACATACCCTACTCCAATTGTAGAGCACAAAACAGCGCGCGAACGTTGCTTAAAAGTCTATAAAGCGGCACTTGAATAA
- a CDS encoding formate--tetrahydrofolate ligase gives MTYMTDLQIAKTITPKPITEIAEKFGIKPEAIEMYGKFKAKLPLHAINKQNAAKSNLILVSAISPTPAGEGKTTMSIGLSEGLNRLHKKTTVVLREPSLGPVFGIKGGATGGGKSQVIPMEDINLHFTGDFSAIEKAHNLLSALIDNNIQSKTNSLDIDPRKVEWKRVMDMNDRALRHIIIGLGGTASGVPRETGFDITAASEIMAILCLAENLTDLKKRLGNIFIGYTHKKEAIYAKDLKAEGAMATLLKDAIKPNLVQTIEGNPAIIHGGPFANIAQGTNSVIATLMGMSLSDYTVTEAGFGLDLGAEKFLDIKCQSAGLKPKAIVLTTTIRALKYHGGADLKSLTTPNIDALKNGLPNLEKHLENALKFNIVPVIAINRFASDSDAEIQLIKDFAKTKNIKVALADVWAKGGEGALELAQCVIDVVESKKSNFTPLYNWDSSVTHKIETIAKQIYGADGVDYTSKAKAHLKKISNLSLDHLPICIAKTQKSLSDNPQLLGRPKGFIITVREIEIAAGAGFLVPITGDIMRMPGLPAHPASEHININEDGEITGLF, from the coding sequence ATAACTTACATGACCGATTTACAAATAGCTAAAACCATTACACCAAAACCAATTACAGAAATAGCTGAAAAATTTGGAATAAAACCTGAAGCTATTGAAATGTATGGCAAGTTTAAAGCCAAATTACCCTTACATGCTATAAACAAACAAAATGCCGCCAAAAGTAATTTAATTCTAGTTTCTGCAATTTCACCTACGCCAGCTGGAGAAGGTAAAACGACGATGTCTATTGGTTTATCGGAGGGCTTAAATCGATTACACAAAAAAACCACTGTTGTTTTAAGAGAACCTTCTTTAGGCCCAGTTTTTGGCATAAAAGGCGGTGCTACAGGTGGAGGTAAATCGCAGGTAATACCTATGGAAGATATTAATCTACACTTTACTGGCGATTTTTCGGCTATTGAAAAAGCACACAATTTATTGTCTGCGCTTATCGATAATAATATTCAAAGTAAAACAAATTCTTTAGATATAGATCCTAGAAAAGTAGAATGGAAACGTGTTATGGACATGAACGATCGTGCTCTACGCCATATCATTATTGGTTTAGGCGGAACAGCATCTGGCGTTCCTAGAGAGACTGGATTTGACATTACTGCAGCCTCAGAAATTATGGCGATTTTATGCTTAGCAGAAAACTTAACCGATTTAAAAAAACGTTTAGGAAATATTTTTATTGGTTATACCCATAAGAAAGAAGCTATTTATGCTAAAGATTTAAAAGCAGAAGGTGCCATGGCTACTTTGCTAAAAGACGCCATAAAGCCCAATTTAGTACAAACTATTGAAGGTAATCCTGCCATAATTCATGGTGGCCCTTTTGCCAATATAGCCCAAGGTACTAATTCTGTAATCGCTACCTTGATGGGTATGTCTCTTTCAGACTATACTGTAACTGAAGCTGGTTTCGGACTTGATTTAGGTGCCGAAAAATTCTTAGATATAAAATGTCAAAGCGCAGGACTAAAACCTAAAGCTATTGTTCTAACCACAACCATTCGGGCTTTAAAATATCATGGCGGTGCCGATTTAAAATCTCTAACAACTCCAAACATTGATGCCCTTAAAAACGGACTACCAAATCTGGAAAAACATCTTGAAAATGCTTTAAAATTTAATATTGTTCCCGTAATTGCCATTAATCGATTTGCCTCCGATAGTGATGCCGAAATACAATTAATTAAAGATTTCGCTAAAACTAAAAATATAAAAGTAGCCTTGGCAGACGTTTGGGCAAAAGGTGGTGAAGGTGCTTTAGAATTAGCACAATGTGTTATTGATGTGGTCGAGTCGAAAAAATCAAACTTCACCCCTCTTTATAATTGGGATTCGAGCGTTACCCATAAAATAGAAACGATTGCTAAACAAATTTACGGAGCCGATGGTGTAGACTACACCTCAAAAGCTAAAGCACATCTAAAGAAAATTTCTAATTTAAGTTTAGATCACCTGCCAATTTGTATAGCTAAAACTCAAAAATCATTATCTGATAATCCTCAATTATTAGGACGCCCAAAAGGTTTCATAATAACGGTTAGAGAAATTGAAATTGCAGCTGGAGCTGGTTTTTTAGTGCCTATTACCGGAGATATTATGAGAATGCCAGGCTTACCAGCACATCCCGCTTCAGAACATATAAACATTAATGAGGATGGTGAAATTACAGGGTTATTTTAA
- a CDS encoding type IX secretion system membrane protein PorP/SprF, whose amino-acid sequence MIKRLSLTTIVVVLILGLAPQDGFSQQDPQYTHYMYNTMSINPAYAGQRETLSILGLNRTQWVGIDGAPQTQSFSVHSPLRNRRIGLGLNFISDGLGPARENFLDANFSYTIPIGYNNTKLSFGVKAGWHNISTDWTKGVYQNQDPIFNQDISLNSIIFGSGLYLSNRKWYVGLSVPNLFTTEHYDDFQESLATERLHYFLTGGYVFDLSEKVLFKPAFLVKGTQGAPLIADVSANFLINDLLTLGVAWRWDDSIAGMVGFSISEGIFIGYGYDYTTSGLNNYNSGTHEMILRFEMKREDRRYKPRGF is encoded by the coding sequence ATGATAAAAAGACTTTCATTAACAACTATTGTTGTGGTGCTCATACTAGGTTTAGCTCCTCAAGATGGTTTTAGTCAACAAGATCCGCAGTACACCCATTACATGTATAATACCATGAGTATTAATCCTGCTTATGCAGGGCAACGTGAGACTTTGAGTATTTTAGGCTTAAATCGAACACAATGGGTGGGTATCGACGGTGCTCCACAAACACAGTCGTTTAGTGTACATTCACCATTACGCAATAGGCGAATAGGTTTGGGATTAAATTTTATTAGTGATGGCTTGGGACCGGCACGTGAGAATTTTTTGGATGCTAATTTTTCGTACACCATTCCTATTGGTTATAATAACACCAAGTTATCCTTTGGTGTAAAGGCGGGTTGGCATAATATTTCAACCGATTGGACAAAAGGTGTGTATCAAAATCAAGACCCGATATTTAATCAAGATATCAGTTTGAACAGTATTATTTTTGGATCGGGATTGTATTTAAGTAACCGCAAGTGGTATGTTGGGTTATCTGTTCCTAACTTGTTTACCACCGAGCATTACGACGATTTTCAAGAATCTTTGGCCACCGAGCGCTTGCATTATTTTCTCACTGGAGGTTATGTTTTCGATCTTAGTGAAAAAGTGCTTTTTAAACCTGCTTTTTTAGTAAAAGGTACCCAAGGGGCACCGCTAATTGCTGATGTTTCGGCCAATTTTTTAATTAATGATTTGCTAACACTTGGTGTAGCTTGGCGTTGGGATGACTCTATAGCTGGGATGGTTGGTTTTTCTATATCGGAAGGGATTTTTATTGGTTATGGCTACGATTACACAACTTCTGGGCTAAACAATTACAATAGTGGCACTCACGAAATGATTTTACGTTTTGAAATGAAACGTGAAGATAGACGTTATAAGCCCCGGGGTTTTTAG